A part of Homo sapiens chromosome 19 genomic scaffold, GRCh38.p14 alternate locus group ALT_REF_LOCI_6 HSCHR19LRC_LRC_T_CTG3_1 genomic DNA contains:
- the RDH13 gene encoding retinol dehydrogenase 13 isoform X1 codes for MSRYLLPLSALGTVAGAAVLLKDYVTGGACPSKATIPGKTVIVTGANTGIGKQTALELARRGGNIILACRDMEKCEAAAKDIRGETLNHHVNARHLDLASLKSIREFAAKIIEEEERVDILINNAGVMRCPHWTTEDGFEMQFGVNHLGHFLLTNLLLDKLKASAPSRIINLSSLAHVAGHIDFDDLNWQTRKYNTKAAYCQSKLAIVLFTKELSRRLQGSGVTVNALHPGVARTELGRHTGIHGSTFSSTTLASKPQTGTYGW; via the exons ATGAGCCGCTACCTGCTGCCGCTGTCGGCGCTGGGCACGGTAGCAGGCGCCGCCGTGCTGCTCAA GGACTATGTCACCGGTGGGGCTTGCCCCAGCAAGGCCACCATCCCTGGGAAGACGGTCATCGTGACGGGTGCCAACACAGGCATCGGGAAGCAGACCGCCTTGGAACTGGCCAGGAGAG GAGGCAACATCATCCTGGCCTGCCGAGACATGGAGAAGTGTGAGGCGGCAGCAAAGGACATCCGCGGGGAGACCCTCAATCACCATGTCAACGCCCGGCACCTGGACTTGGCTTCCCTCAAGTCTATCCGAGAGTTTGCAGCAAAGATCATTGAAG AGGAGGAGCGAGTGGACATTCTAATCAACAACGCGGGTGTGATGCGGTGCCCCCACTGGACCACCGAGGACGGCTTCGAGATGCAGTTTGGCGTTAACCACCTGG GTCACTTTCTCTTGACAAACTTGCTGCTGGACAAGCTGAAAGCCTCAGCCCCTTCGCGGATCATCAACCTCTCGTCCCTGGCCCATGTTGCTGGGCACATAGACTTTGACGACTTGAACTGGCAGACGAGGAAGTATAACACCAAAGCCGCCTACTGCCAGAGCAAGCTCGCCATCGTCCTCTTCACCAAGGAGCTGAGCCGGCGGCTGCAAG gcTCTGGTGTGACTGTCAACGCCCTGCACCCCGGCGTGGCCAGGACAGAGCTGGGCAGACACACGGGCATCCATGGCTCCACCTTCTCCAGCACCACACTCG ccagcAAACCCCAAACAGGAACCTATGGTTGGTGA
- the RDH13 gene encoding retinol dehydrogenase 13 isoform X2: MSRYLLPLSALGTVAGAAVLLKDYVTGGACPSKATIPGKTVIVTGANTGIGKQTALELARRGGNIILACRDMEKCEAAAKDIRGETLNHHVNARHLDLASLKSIREFAAKIIEEEERVDILINNAGVMRCPHWTTEDGFEMQFGVNHLGHFLLTNLLLDKLKASAPSRIINLSSLAHVAGHIDFDDLNWQTRKYNTKAAYCQSKLAIVLFTKELSRRLQGSGVTVNALHPGVARTELGRHTGIHGSTFSSTTLGPIFWLLVKSPELAAQPSTYLAVAEELADVSGKYFDGLKQKAPAPEAEDEEVARRLWAESARLVGLEAPSVREQPLPR, from the exons ATGAGCCGCTACCTGCTGCCGCTGTCGGCGCTGGGCACGGTAGCAGGCGCCGCCGTGCTGCTCAA GGACTATGTCACCGGTGGGGCTTGCCCCAGCAAGGCCACCATCCCTGGGAAGACGGTCATCGTGACGGGTGCCAACACAGGCATCGGGAAGCAGACCGCCTTGGAACTGGCCAGGAGAG GAGGCAACATCATCCTGGCCTGCCGAGACATGGAGAAGTGTGAGGCGGCAGCAAAGGACATCCGCGGGGAGACCCTCAATCACCATGTCAACGCCCGGCACCTGGACTTGGCTTCCCTCAAGTCTATCCGAGAGTTTGCAGCAAAGATCATTGAAG AGGAGGAGCGAGTGGACATTCTAATCAACAACGCGGGTGTGATGCGGTGCCCCCACTGGACCACCGAGGACGGCTTCGAGATGCAGTTTGGCGTTAACCACCTGG GTCACTTTCTCTTGACAAACTTGCTGCTGGACAAGCTGAAAGCCTCAGCCCCTTCGCGGATCATCAACCTCTCGTCCCTGGCCCATGTTGCTGGGCACATAGACTTTGACGACTTGAACTGGCAGACGAGGAAGTATAACACCAAAGCCGCCTACTGCCAGAGCAAGCTCGCCATCGTCCTCTTCACCAAGGAGCTGAGCCGGCGGCTGCAAG gcTCTGGTGTGACTGTCAACGCCCTGCACCCCGGCGTGGCCAGGACAGAGCTGGGCAGACACACGGGCATCCATGGCTCCACCTTCTCCAGCACCACACTCG GGCCCATCTTCTGGCTGCTGGTCAAGAGCCCCGAGCTGGCCGCCCAGCCCAGCACATACCTGGCCGTGGCGGAGGAACTGGCGGATGTTTCCGGAAAGTACTTCGATGGACTCAAACAGAAGGCCCCGGCCCCCGAGGCTGAGGATGAGGAGGTGGCCCGGAGGCTTTGGGCTGAAAGTGCCCGCCTGGTGGGCTTAGAGGCTCCCTCTGTGAGGGAGCAGCCCCTCCCCAGATAA
- the RDH13 gene encoding retinol dehydrogenase 13 isoform 2 (isoform 2 is encoded by transcript variant 2) has translation MEKCEAAAKDIRGETLNHHVNARHLDLASLKSIREFAAKIIEEEERVDILINNAGVMRCPHWTTEDGFEMQFGVNHLGHFLLTNLLLDKLKASAPSRIINLSSLAHVAGHIDFDDLNWQTRKYNTKAAYCQSKLAIVLFTKELSRRLQGSGVTVNALHPGVARTELGRHTGIHGSTFSSTTLGPIFWLLVKSPELAAQPSTYLAVAEELADVSGKYFDGLKQKAPAPEAEDEEVARRLWAESARLVGLEAPSVREQPLPR, from the exons ATGGAGAAGTGTGAGGCGGCAGCAAAGGACATCCGCGGGGAGACCCTCAATCACCATGTCAACGCCCGGCACCTGGACTTGGCTTCCCTCAAGTCTATCCGAGAGTTTGCAGCAAAGATCATTGAAG AGGAGGAGCGAGTGGACATTCTAATCAACAACGCGGGTGTGATGCGGTGCCCCCACTGGACCACCGAGGACGGCTTCGAGATGCAGTTTGGCGTTAACCACCTGG GTCACTTTCTCTTGACAAACTTGCTGCTGGACAAGCTGAAAGCCTCAGCCCCTTCGCGGATCATCAACCTCTCGTCCCTGGCCCATGTTGCTGGGCACATAGACTTTGACGACTTGAACTGGCAGACGAGGAAGTATAACACCAAAGCCGCCTACTGCCAGAGCAAGCTCGCCATCGTCCTCTTCACCAAGGAGCTGAGCCGGCGGCTGCAAG gcTCTGGTGTGACTGTCAACGCCCTGCACCCCGGCGTGGCCAGGACAGAGCTGGGCAGACACACGGGCATCCATGGCTCCACCTTCTCCAGCACCACACTCG GGCCCATCTTCTGGCTGCTGGTCAAGAGCCCCGAGCTGGCCGCCCAGCCCAGCACATACCTGGCCGTGGCGGAGGAACTGGCGGATGTTTCCGGAAAGTACTTCGATGGACTCAAACAGAAGGCCCCGGCCCCCGAGGCTGAGGATGAGGAGGTGGCCCGGAGGCTTTGGGCTGAAAGTGCCCGCCTGGTGGGCTTAGAGGCTCCCTCTGTGAGGGAGCAGCCCCTCCCCAGATAA